The following proteins are encoded in a genomic region of Planococcus lenghuensis:
- a CDS encoding zinc ribbon domain-containing protein, translating into MFCKECGLQHPAFSNYCTADGQAILPSGNSVISRKATGFCGGCGNEITSTGQYCQHCGISHSIIESAAIIPVPPAPSHPKTEAVSGGVSRFFADTSYPAVLAAAGLTILLVLLASFLLKDQVEQAIVKESAGAISTAEIRHLDNLLSEEMAAETGMDIDFPDVYNLFTYVSLLHTVDFEFSGEVISSDDSELFQERMEVLIQNPSMSFFLVMVILLIAGGLILSRFIKRNGLPVFNSILLFSVTYGVFLTIASYVAGFHFSDGLDVYYSYIEVEVIGTFPLVESFAIGTLMAAGISGLTAILALQGRGTLAFLQRQPAIVQYIALASAVTLTGVTFFNLVFFGFFDQFYGTSDYFYGSPAEKLLIGPLGMWVWNLSHLIPLDFSALEWEDREFFSLQLFSSYYDLKGLDDLYSLSFIGELFFINGGIPILLKMSLVVPALLLATVGYLLFQTHRQKFVELLKFSLVYAAVMTVIQLFTGMKFTVNTSGDDLWGYGYEAMLFQVNSDVVNVFITSALFALVFVWLGGFLNGFLGGKLQELPNTGPGASTGWYRQNGKRAGD; encoded by the coding sequence ATGTTCTGTAAAGAATGCGGTCTTCAGCATCCGGCTTTCTCAAATTATTGTACCGCTGACGGACAGGCGATCCTGCCATCTGGTAATTCAGTTATAAGCCGGAAAGCGACCGGTTTTTGTGGCGGCTGCGGCAATGAAATCACTTCAACAGGGCAATATTGCCAGCATTGCGGAATTTCTCATAGCATCATTGAATCTGCCGCCATTATTCCTGTACCGCCCGCTCCGTCGCATCCAAAAACGGAAGCAGTGTCTGGTGGAGTCAGTCGTTTCTTCGCCGATACGTCTTATCCCGCAGTGTTGGCTGCAGCTGGACTGACAATCCTGCTTGTGCTTCTTGCCTCGTTTCTCTTGAAAGATCAAGTGGAACAAGCGATTGTTAAGGAGTCAGCCGGGGCGATATCAACTGCAGAAATCCGGCATTTAGATAATCTGCTTTCGGAAGAAATGGCAGCAGAGACCGGGATGGACATCGATTTTCCGGACGTCTACAACCTTTTTACCTATGTGTCACTCCTGCATACTGTCGATTTTGAGTTCAGCGGCGAAGTCATCAGCAGTGACGACTCCGAACTTTTCCAAGAACGGATGGAAGTGCTGATTCAAAATCCGTCGATGTCCTTCTTTCTTGTTATGGTTATATTGTTGATCGCAGGCGGCTTGATCCTGAGCCGGTTTATCAAGCGCAATGGTCTGCCTGTATTTAACTCTATTCTGCTGTTCAGCGTTACATATGGCGTGTTCCTTACAATCGCTTCTTATGTTGCAGGTTTCCATTTCAGTGATGGCCTTGATGTCTATTATTCCTATATTGAAGTGGAAGTGATCGGCACTTTCCCCTTAGTCGAATCGTTCGCAATCGGAACGTTGATGGCGGCAGGGATATCAGGACTGACTGCAATACTCGCCCTGCAGGGAAGAGGGACATTGGCATTCCTGCAGCGGCAGCCGGCGATTGTCCAGTATATTGCGCTTGCATCGGCTGTCACATTAACCGGTGTCACGTTTTTTAATCTCGTATTTTTCGGTTTCTTTGACCAGTTTTATGGAACATCGGATTATTTCTATGGCTCTCCTGCAGAAAAGCTGCTGATCGGCCCGCTCGGTATGTGGGTCTGGAATCTGAGCCATCTCATACCGCTTGATTTCAGTGCACTTGAATGGGAAGATCGGGAATTCTTTTCGCTTCAATTATTCAGCTCCTATTACGACTTAAAGGGATTGGATGATCTGTATAGCTTAAGCTTCATCGGTGAATTGTTTTTCATCAATGGGGGTATTCCGATTCTGTTGAAAATGAGTCTCGTTGTGCCAGCCCTGCTTCTTGCGACTGTCGGATACCTGTTATTCCAGACGCACAGACAAAAGTTCGTCGAATTGCTGAAGTTCAGTCTGGTCTATGCGGCTGTGATGACGGTTATCCAATTGTTTACCGGTATGAAATTCACAGTGAATACGAGTGGTGATGATTTGTGGGGATATGGTTACGAAGCCATGCTTTTTCAAGTGAATTCTGATGTGGTCAATGTATTTATCACTTCCGCATTATTTGCGCTTGTCTTCGTCTGGCTGGGCGGCTTTTTAAATGGATTCCTGGGTGGGAAATTGCAGGAATTGCCGAATACGGGGCCTGGTGCGTCAACCGGATGGTATCGGCAGAATGGAAAGAGAGCAGGTGATTGA
- a CDS encoding bifunctional metallophosphatase/5'-nucleotidase, whose product MKNNGKQKINVIASTAAALGLLVTSVAPGVAEAKPGRDAEVSNRGIEVQLLGVNDWHGQIDVTRKVAGRYVGGAEYLAAYLKQREAENKNTLLIHSGDMTGGSSPASALLQDEPTIEIMNALGFDIGTLGNHEFDRGVDELNRLLFGGYHETTGEFEGAGFPYIAANVVYKNSGENLLPAYQIQKVNGMDIGFIGVVTEDIREVVIASALENIEVTDSTEAIDKAVAELKAQGVESIVVLAHAPASSNTDGTNATGEAVELANSIDDEVDIILGAHNHAYSDAIVDNKLVVQAYSYGTAFTDIDLVIDPKTKDIVQKSAEVVTTFHDGIEPDAEVKAMVDQYKENVAPLINRIVGGSQGTITRTGDDSGESPLGNLIADSQRVAMATDFALMNPGGIRASLDAGPITWGELYTIQPFGNYLVSMTYTGEQIKAVLEQQFTESKTTILQVSGLTYTYDKNAAIGNKVTDLRDSAGNEILADQTYTVSVNNFLSTGGDGFTKLLDGADPVVGPVDLDALEAYIIEQGGAIEAPATDRISVK is encoded by the coding sequence ATGAAGAATAATGGAAAACAAAAAATCAATGTGATTGCAAGCACAGCTGCAGCATTAGGATTACTCGTAACTTCCGTGGCGCCAGGCGTGGCAGAAGCTAAACCCGGAAGAGATGCGGAAGTATCCAATCGCGGGATTGAAGTTCAGTTATTGGGTGTCAATGACTGGCATGGACAAATTGATGTCACGCGAAAAGTTGCTGGAAGATATGTTGGCGGCGCTGAGTATTTGGCCGCTTATTTAAAGCAACGAGAAGCGGAAAATAAAAATACATTACTGATCCATTCCGGAGATATGACGGGCGGAAGCTCGCCGGCTTCAGCTCTTCTGCAGGATGAACCCACGATTGAAATCATGAATGCACTTGGCTTTGATATCGGCACATTAGGAAATCATGAATTCGACAGAGGCGTGGATGAACTCAATCGTCTTCTGTTCGGCGGCTACCATGAAACGACCGGCGAGTTCGAAGGAGCGGGTTTTCCTTACATAGCAGCGAACGTGGTCTACAAGAATTCCGGGGAAAATCTGTTGCCTGCCTACCAAATCCAAAAAGTTAATGGCATGGATATCGGCTTTATCGGTGTCGTGACAGAAGACATCAGGGAAGTCGTTATCGCCAGTGCCCTGGAAAATATCGAAGTTACCGATTCAACAGAAGCCATCGACAAAGCGGTTGCCGAGTTGAAAGCACAGGGAGTTGAATCGATTGTGGTCCTGGCACACGCTCCTGCTAGTTCAAACACAGATGGCACAAACGCGACGGGCGAAGCCGTTGAACTGGCTAACAGCATAGACGATGAAGTGGATATTATATTGGGCGCACATAATCATGCGTATTCCGATGCTATTGTCGATAATAAACTGGTCGTCCAAGCGTATTCCTATGGAACGGCATTCACGGACATCGACCTCGTCATTGACCCAAAGACAAAAGACATTGTCCAAAAATCAGCTGAAGTGGTCACGACTTTCCACGATGGCATTGAGCCTGACGCTGAAGTAAAAGCGATGGTTGACCAATACAAAGAAAATGTCGCGCCTTTGATCAACCGCATAGTCGGCGGATCTCAGGGAACGATTACAAGAACCGGTGACGACAGCGGCGAATCGCCTTTAGGCAATTTGATCGCTGATTCACAGCGGGTGGCGATGGCAACAGACTTTGCCCTTATGAATCCGGGTGGAATCCGGGCAAGCTTGGATGCCGGGCCGATTACATGGGGCGAATTGTATACGATTCAGCCTTTCGGCAATTACCTTGTCAGCATGACGTATACAGGTGAACAAATCAAAGCAGTGCTTGAACAGCAATTTACAGAAAGCAAAACCACCATTTTACAAGTATCCGGTCTGACTTACACCTATGATAAAAATGCAGCAATCGGCAATAAAGTGACAGACTTACGGGATTCAGCCGGAAACGAAATTCTTGCCGATCAAACGTACACAGTCAGCGTCAATAATTTCCTTTCAACCGGCGGAGACGGGTTCACAAAACTGCTGGATGGCGCTGACCCAGTAGTCGGGCCAGTCGATTTGGATGCACTTGAAGCGTACATTATTGAACAGGGCGGAGCGATCGAAGCTCCTGCAACAGACCGCATCAGCGTAAAATAA
- a CDS encoding dynamin family protein has protein sequence MMNYQEEKDQLNEKIMRTEELLAAAIPNSSQLKQLKELKEDIEADHYTVMVVGEFKHGKSTFVNALLGQDVMPRGVTPTTATINVVRHGETHLVQVMKTDGSEESYDSLDILHEYTASQNFDADNVKLINLEVNSPLLENRVVLIDTPGVNDLSEQRTEVTHQFLPRADVVIFMCSLTSPIKKSEEKFIKERLMKSGRDRIIYAANFMDRIDEDEQEELVEFVERRLELITEERVDALFPISAKEALDGRLQNDSELTKYSGIVELEQEIKRRIDSGSRGQEKINHFYIRLMEINEVIQQEIATAELLARQTEEDLENQLQAVKEWFRKLSDQEMQLQNYLYDREAEINFMVGKSVHHFGDRLINDMDTRIQMFQGADVKNLVKVQLPTAIRSQITQWLDQNEDAIQQLLLKLEKEVSQGLARSFNQSIRLQGQRMDSFTHLSTIPIFQAKSGNANVKAGLVLGGAGALVAIVGAPILLPLIGMAGLPLVSQTFAEYQLNKIKPELTRNVRQKLTSMINDLEAQLKMYINQSINQISASSIEEFNRLLNSYEAILQKETLQHKSKARNLSEQNKKQIALKLWIETQEGGKELYEQLG, from the coding sequence ATGATGAATTATCAAGAGGAAAAAGACCAACTGAACGAAAAAATTATGCGGACAGAAGAGTTGCTCGCTGCTGCAATTCCAAACAGTTCCCAATTGAAGCAACTCAAGGAATTGAAAGAGGATATCGAAGCAGATCATTATACCGTCATGGTTGTTGGCGAGTTTAAGCACGGAAAATCTACTTTTGTTAATGCACTTTTAGGTCAGGATGTCATGCCAAGAGGCGTCACTCCGACAACCGCAACAATTAATGTGGTTCGTCATGGTGAAACACACCTTGTACAAGTGATGAAGACAGACGGTTCCGAGGAATCTTATGATTCTTTGGACATACTGCACGAATATACAGCTTCTCAGAATTTTGATGCTGACAACGTCAAGTTGATCAATCTGGAGGTCAATTCGCCGCTTCTTGAGAACCGGGTAGTATTGATTGATACGCCAGGAGTCAATGATTTAAGTGAACAGCGCACGGAAGTGACCCATCAATTCCTCCCAAGAGCTGATGTAGTGATTTTCATGTGTTCATTAACTTCGCCGATTAAGAAGTCAGAAGAGAAGTTTATCAAAGAACGGTTGATGAAAAGCGGAAGGGACCGTATCATTTATGCGGCGAACTTTATGGATCGCATTGACGAGGACGAACAGGAAGAGTTGGTTGAATTCGTCGAACGGCGCTTGGAGCTTATTACAGAGGAACGAGTGGATGCGTTATTCCCTATTTCTGCGAAAGAAGCACTAGATGGGCGGTTACAAAATGATAGTGAACTAACGAAGTATTCGGGAATTGTTGAATTGGAACAAGAAATTAAACGGCGCATCGATTCAGGGTCCAGAGGCCAGGAAAAAATCAATCATTTCTATATCCGCTTGATGGAGATTAACGAAGTCATTCAACAGGAAATTGCTACTGCCGAACTGCTGGCCCGGCAAACTGAAGAAGATTTGGAAAATCAATTGCAGGCTGTAAAAGAGTGGTTTCGGAAATTGTCCGATCAGGAAATGCAATTACAAAACTACCTGTACGACCGAGAAGCTGAAATCAATTTCATGGTAGGCAAATCAGTGCATCATTTCGGCGACCGGCTTATAAACGATATGGACACACGGATTCAAATGTTTCAAGGAGCTGATGTGAAAAATTTAGTGAAGGTTCAGCTGCCCACAGCTATCCGTTCGCAAATCACGCAATGGCTCGACCAAAACGAAGATGCCATCCAGCAATTGCTATTAAAATTAGAAAAAGAAGTATCTCAGGGATTAGCGCGTTCGTTCAATCAAAGTATCCGATTACAGGGCCAGCGTATGGATTCATTCACCCATCTATCAACGATTCCGATTTTTCAGGCAAAAAGCGGAAACGCCAATGTTAAAGCAGGACTCGTTCTTGGCGGTGCTGGCGCATTGGTAGCTATAGTAGGCGCGCCAATCCTCTTGCCTTTAATCGGTATGGCTGGCCTGCCGCTCGTATCTCAAACATTTGCAGAATACCAATTAAACAAAATCAAGCCAGAACTAACACGGAATGTCCGTCAGAAATTGACCAGTATGATCAATGACTTGGAAGCTCAATTGAAAATGTACATCAATCAGTCGATTAACCAAATCAGCGCTAGTTCAATTGAAGAATTTAATCGCCTTCTCAATTCATATGAAGCAATTCTGCAAAAAGAAACTTTACAGCACAAAAGCAAAGCCAGAAACTTAAGTGAACAAAATAAGAAACAGATTGCATTAAAACTATGGATTGAAACACAAGAAGGGGGCAAAGAATTATATGAACAATTGGGATAA
- a CDS encoding dynamin family protein — protein sequence MGIDLNEYKENRSCLLNELSKYDQVLQDMELEDEQQKVHHYKSDILNDNFQLAVVGEFSRGKSTFINALLGQQILPSSAKPTTTILNKIVYSPHSFIKLHYHNGIKAPDVITEEDFRKLVAPMEPVIGDAASEKEHEEIVDYMKKIKYAEIGRNLSLCANGVEVIDTPGTNDLDPIREEITNTIIPRSDAAILLLSALKILSESEMSLLKDRLLANDIQKIFIVVNFKDHLESKEEESKVLKFAYQHLKEILYDPKIFMVSAKHALNSRRKLNGEQIVTKRGRPIEVWNFEDTGFPELERNLADFLQYERGSIKLLKPLKRTLESIKEVKKKKVDFERNALNSQTENLKEKVAAFRPKVKIASENGKKARKDLGKTLKFEEKELTKWYEQELEKVTDLALCTFEENRRLELTEISKKIELAVAPLERSIFEAKKEKMNATAKAALETTSKEVNAEWASMDIELTDMTAPQSIGSLVPAVYNHQEAESKIDDLFGSIHDSLEEAWHSPTGFFVKAAVGAGMIVNSIGYGLTKAFSWGWSKIKGMDEKEKFKKELLDYYNNNNKNKMKIMKAEYQTMSNSVEEQFKDIIEEQLKQVEGQLKQLIKSTELEGKEIDKRLSVLDLQEQELNSIKANLEQLANKLQQQAAGKVGAA from the coding sequence ATGGGAATCGATTTGAATGAGTACAAGGAGAACCGTTCTTGCTTACTTAACGAATTAAGTAAATATGATCAGGTGTTGCAGGATATGGAGCTCGAAGACGAACAGCAGAAAGTACACCATTATAAATCGGATATTTTGAATGATAATTTTCAATTAGCCGTGGTAGGAGAATTTTCAAGAGGGAAATCGACGTTTATTAACGCTTTATTAGGTCAACAGATACTGCCTTCATCTGCCAAGCCTACAACAACGATTTTGAATAAAATCGTGTACAGCCCACACTCTTTTATCAAATTGCATTATCACAATGGCATAAAAGCGCCGGATGTGATTACTGAAGAAGATTTCAGGAAATTGGTGGCACCGATGGAACCGGTAATCGGCGATGCGGCATCTGAAAAAGAACATGAAGAAATTGTGGATTATATGAAAAAAATCAAATACGCAGAAATCGGACGGAATTTGTCGCTCTGTGCGAATGGCGTGGAAGTAATAGACACTCCCGGCACAAACGACTTAGACCCGATTCGCGAGGAAATTACCAACACCATTATTCCACGTTCCGATGCGGCGATTCTATTGCTTAGTGCATTGAAGATCTTATCAGAATCAGAAATGAGTTTATTGAAAGACAGACTTTTAGCCAACGATATTCAGAAGATTTTTATTGTGGTCAATTTCAAAGATCATTTGGAATCGAAAGAAGAGGAATCGAAGGTGCTGAAGTTTGCATACCAGCATTTAAAAGAAATTCTCTATGACCCTAAAATTTTCATGGTTTCAGCAAAACATGCGCTGAATTCACGCCGGAAGCTGAACGGGGAACAGATTGTCACGAAAAGAGGACGTCCGATTGAAGTCTGGAATTTCGAGGATACCGGGTTTCCGGAGCTGGAGAGAAACCTAGCAGATTTTCTTCAGTACGAGCGAGGAAGCATCAAATTGCTTAAGCCGTTGAAGAGGACATTGGAAAGTATAAAGGAAGTCAAGAAAAAAAAGGTCGATTTTGAACGTAATGCACTCAATTCGCAGACTGAAAACTTAAAGGAAAAAGTAGCGGCTTTCCGACCTAAAGTGAAAATTGCGAGTGAAAATGGCAAGAAGGCCCGTAAGGATTTAGGTAAAACATTGAAATTTGAAGAAAAAGAACTAACGAAGTGGTACGAGCAGGAGCTCGAAAAAGTAACAGATTTAGCACTCTGTACGTTTGAGGAAAATCGTCGCCTTGAACTTACAGAAATCAGCAAAAAAATTGAGCTTGCCGTCGCCCCACTGGAACGTTCCATTTTTGAAGCGAAAAAAGAAAAAATGAATGCAACTGCAAAAGCTGCGCTCGAAACGACTTCCAAAGAAGTGAATGCAGAATGGGCAAGCATGGATATTGAGTTGACGGACATGACCGCTCCGCAAAGCATAGGTTCCTTGGTTCCAGCGGTCTACAATCATCAAGAAGCAGAAAGCAAAATCGATGATTTGTTTGGTTCGATACACGATAGTTTAGAAGAGGCCTGGCATAGTCCTACTGGTTTTTTTGTAAAGGCAGCAGTGGGAGCCGGGATGATTGTGAACTCTATAGGATATGGTTTGACAAAAGCTTTTAGCTGGGGCTGGTCGAAAATTAAAGGAATGGATGAAAAGGAGAAATTCAAGAAAGAACTCCTGGATTACTATAACAATAATAACAAAAACAAAATGAAAATTATGAAAGCTGAATATCAGACGATGAGTAACTCGGTTGAAGAACAATTTAAAGACATCATTGAGGAACAGTTGAAACAGGTTGAAGGTCAATTAAAGCAACTGATCAAATCAACGGAACTTGAAGGAAAAGAAATTGATAAAAGATTGTCTGTCCTTGATTTACAAGAACAAGAACTGAATAGCATCAAAGCGAACTTGGAACAGCTCGCAAATAAACTTCAGCAACAAGCTGCTGGGAAAGTCGGTGCGGCATGA
- a CDS encoding zinc ribbon domain-containing protein, whose protein sequence is MQQVANKTEQRRYAALKTVEVHSDQEAGQLEKTVDKLRTERQHLIFRMGDKMHRELRLQRVINPDFAEYSEAILDIDKKIYKLGKEQAMRLEAEQTSCQQCGSKILNGSKFCGSCGTPVQQLKKTIEETRDCRYCAETVPASAQFCPCCGSTRE, encoded by the coding sequence ATGCAGCAAGTGGCGAATAAGACAGAACAGAGAAGGTATGCCGCCCTGAAAACGGTTGAAGTGCATTCAGATCAGGAAGCAGGCCAGCTTGAGAAGACAGTGGATAAATTGCGAACGGAACGGCAGCATCTTATTTTTCGGATGGGCGATAAAATGCATCGCGAGTTACGCCTTCAGCGGGTCATCAACCCGGACTTTGCTGAGTACAGTGAGGCTATTCTGGACATCGACAAAAAGATTTACAAGCTGGGGAAAGAACAGGCGATGAGGCTGGAAGCCGAGCAAACGAGCTGTCAGCAATGCGGTTCCAAAATCCTTAACGGCAGTAAATTTTGCGGTTCCTGTGGTACACCGGTACAGCAATTGAAGAAAACAATTGAAGAAACAAGAGACTGCCGGTACTGCGCTGAAACGGTGCCTGCTTCTGCTCAATTCTGCCCATGCTGTGGCAGTACGAGAGAGTAG
- a CDS encoding TcaA 3rd/4th domain-containing protein: MQCTNCGAERNESHKFCLNCGTEFSQAPLEPQAPPAVRKPISSKQRKWRVAAIIAGAAVLATGVGGHLYMEAKYDPARTIAAMNQAFSTNQPAEFLSYFTVGEGVIVDDKGFYAFMEDQDWPYIRDWIQEETNLLKNEGLANIIEDTDGNKLITVVSEPVLFGLYEDISFLVHPVNVFTEFDFDESTLTVGEKLIEGNSGERMAVGKFLPGNYKWKAVAASTYAPIEGSGTAHVKGNGSNSFTIEPDLNAGMVELSSDVADAVLWVNGKSTKKTVKELAEFGPIPYNKSVELTAETKNENGELVKGELVKIDSGKAHITFAHVQERQEALRQQAREEEQMEELVYEHEYYIHDFIDSFRYEFESALNYADFSYIASFFPAGSKVQTEYRADIDRHGRMDEYYNYYFDSTIVTDIEAVDSETLVATTQETFTFESGNDYYDYIKTKAYTIDVDGGYFITDIETLTSDSEQY, from the coding sequence ATGCAATGTACAAATTGTGGAGCGGAACGCAACGAATCACACAAGTTCTGTTTAAATTGCGGCACAGAATTCAGTCAAGCGCCGCTAGAACCTCAAGCACCACCTGCTGTCCGGAAACCGATTTCATCAAAACAAAGAAAATGGAGAGTGGCCGCTATCATCGCAGGAGCTGCTGTGCTTGCAACTGGGGTTGGCGGCCATCTTTACATGGAGGCCAAATATGATCCAGCGAGAACAATCGCAGCTATGAATCAGGCCTTCAGCACGAATCAGCCAGCTGAATTTCTTTCGTACTTTACTGTTGGAGAAGGCGTGATTGTGGATGATAAAGGATTTTATGCCTTTATGGAAGATCAGGACTGGCCGTACATCCGGGACTGGATCCAGGAAGAAACGAATTTGCTGAAGAATGAAGGGCTTGCCAATATCATCGAAGATACTGACGGCAATAAACTCATAACCGTTGTAAGCGAACCGGTCCTGTTCGGACTCTATGAGGACATCTCTTTCCTCGTCCATCCCGTCAATGTATTCACAGAATTCGATTTTGATGAATCGACGCTAACCGTCGGAGAGAAACTGATCGAAGGCAATAGCGGAGAGCGCATGGCGGTCGGCAAATTTCTGCCCGGGAATTATAAATGGAAAGCTGTTGCAGCGAGTACATATGCTCCAATCGAGGGATCAGGCACCGCTCACGTAAAAGGAAACGGATCAAACAGCTTCACAATCGAGCCGGATTTGAATGCCGGGATGGTCGAGCTTTCATCCGATGTTGCAGATGCCGTTTTATGGGTTAACGGAAAATCCACCAAAAAGACGGTGAAAGAGTTAGCTGAGTTTGGTCCAATACCTTACAACAAATCCGTTGAATTAACGGCGGAAACCAAGAATGAGAATGGAGAGCTGGTAAAAGGGGAATTGGTCAAAATCGATTCCGGAAAAGCGCATATTACGTTTGCACATGTTCAGGAACGACAGGAAGCACTGCGACAGCAAGCACGGGAAGAAGAGCAAATGGAGGAACTGGTCTATGAACACGAGTATTACATCCATGACTTCATCGATTCATTCCGATACGAATTCGAGTCCGCCTTAAATTACGCTGACTTTTCCTACATCGCCAGTTTTTTCCCGGCCGGCAGTAAAGTTCAGACAGAATACAGAGCAGATATCGACCGGCACGGACGGATGGACGAGTACTATAATTACTACTTCGACTCCACGATTGTCACCGATATTGAAGCAGTCGACAGCGAGACACTCGTCGCTACTACCCAAGAAACATTCACGTTCGAAAGCGGCAATGATTATTATGACTACATTAAAACGAAAGCTTATACAATCGACGTAGATGGCGGGTATTTCATCACGGACATTGAGACACTGACTTCTGATTCGGAGCAGTATTAA